Within the Desulfatiglans anilini DSM 4660 genome, the region GTCTTCATCGCGCCAATCCTGGATGGAGTCCACAATGACCTCCCGGTCGCCCTCATCCATCTCGAAGCCGTTCAGCATCATCATCAGAAGCTCCGGGCCGGCCTGATTCAGGTTGACCTTCCCGCTCTCGTTCCCGATCATCAACTCATAGCCGGCGCGCCCGAAAGGCGCCGGTGGCAGCTTGACGTTGATCCGCACCTGGTCGCGCCCTTCGCCGTCCATTTCATCACCGGTCTGTACCTCCTCTTCGATGCGCATGATCTCCTGCGGGCGCAGCTCGTTTTCAATGACCATCTTCAGCCCCTGGCACAGCCCGGCCCTCGCCGCATAGTAGGCCTGGGTCGCCTCTTTGAAATTCCGGGCGATATTGAGCTCTGTCCGCATGGCATAGCAGAACTCCCCCACGATCACGGAAAGAAACATGAGGACCCACAGCACCAGGAAAAGGGCGAACCCTTCCTCTTGGGGTCTTTGAGCGCGGCGCTGACTAGTCAAAGAAGACCTCCGGCAGGATAGGGGCGACAACCTCGATCACGGCCTCGTCCTCCGCCCTCTGAAACGAAATGCCGACCGCCTTCGGGTAGCCTCGATACTCCAGCGCGTCCCAGGCATCGACCCATTCGCCCGGCGAGCCGTCGGTTTCCGGCGTGAGGTAGGCGAACCGGACCGCCTCCGCCCCCTCGAGGAGCCAGACCGTATCCTTGTCCTTGATCCGGCCAAGGTCGGCATAGGGCCCCATAAAGACCGTGTTCTCCTCGAAAAGCCGGATGCCGGTGCCGCCCTCCCCATCCCGCATGACATCGTATCGGACATAAACCATCCCGAACTTGTGCCCCGGAGCCAGCGCCTTGTGAGAGATGAACGACATCGACCGTTCATCCCCGTTGAACAGCAGAACCTGCTCATCTTCATTCAGGCTTGGAGGCGGCACCCGGACCCACATCGAGGCGATCTGGCGCTTCATCAGATCCAAAACAATGCGCTGCCGCTCGGTGGAGCCGATATCCTTCTCGCCCTTTTCCCAGGCCCGGACACCCAACTGGAAGGCCCCGAGGATGAGCACGACCACCACCGCCATGATGGTCATCGAAAGCATCAATTCCAGGAGCGTAAACCCCCCTGCAGCCGGCCGATTCATCCCACTAACCCCCGTCCGGCATCAAAACAGGCTCGATCGGTTTGGCTGTCTCGAGTTCGAACTGCCTCTCTTTGTCGCCCGCGCCCCAAAAAACCACGACCCGGACGTACAGGATATCGAACGGCAAATCAATGACAGGCATCGCATCGTCCGCGACCGCCTCCTCCACCTCCGGAATCACCAGGACCGTCTCGGCCCACCAGCGGAAGCCGTCGCCGAAATCCCCTTGCTCAACGCTTTCCCCCAGGTTCTCGACGGCGAGGATCTGCTCCATTTTTTCGCGAGCGTGAAAGACCGCCCGGTTGTAATCCGCTGCGATCACGCTCGAACGGAGCCCTCCCGCAAAAAGCTGCATGATCGTCACCAGGCAGATCGCCAGCACAGCGACCGCCACCAGGATCTCCATCAGCGTGAAGCCCGCCTCCACCCTCGGGCGCTCCGAGCCCGGCGACGGCAGAAAACGGACGCAACCCTCCCCCCACCGGCATCCGTTCCCCGGCCGCGCGGAAATCCGCAGCGCCCGCCGGACATGCCCCCGGAACCACTGCGGTCGAAGGCGTCTTGTTCGAGGAGGAGCCATTTCAATCCACGACCTGAGTCAATTGCACACCGCCGGTGATAAAATCCACAGCTACGCGGTAGCGTGCCTCGCGCTCGTTGATGAAGACCAGTTCACCCCCGGTGCAGCCCCCGCTGGGGGAAAACACGATCTCGAAAAGCCCGCTCGCCCTCTCATCTTCGTCCCAAACCGCCTTTTCGAGGCGCACACCTTCGGGCAGCGTATAGGTCTTCAGGATAACGCGCCCAAGCTCGTCGCGCCGGACCTCGCGCCTGTCCGCCTCCGGCTCCTCCCGATCCCCCGTTTCGGGGCGGGCGGCCAGAAGCGCCAGGGCATTGTCTTCGAACGAAAACAGGACCACGTAAGGGACTCCCTCCCAACTGGCCTGGCTGCGGGCATAGCGAAGCGTCGCCGCCGTCTTCTTGGCGGCGTCCCGGAGCGCCGCCCCGCTCAATCCACCGCCGGCCCGCACCCCTACAACCGCCGCCACAACACTTATCAAGACGAGCACCACCAGCAATTCCATGAGGGTGAAGCCGGGGCATCCTGTCCTTCGAGGCATTCGCCCCGTACCCCTCAACCCTTCCAATGGCTTCCCCCCTGGAGCATGCATGACGGCTCCCGTGCTTCACCTGTTGCGATCATCCCGGCTGCCACGGGCCGATCGGGCCGACAGCCCCGGGCGGCTCTTTACCCACGGGGCCGCATTCATCCGGTCTCCGCCGGCAACCCCACGCCTCCGGCAAGACCGGTCTCCTTGCAGACCACCGCCGGTGCTAGCCGATGTCCTTCCAGTTCACGATGTCCATATCCGAACCTTCACCCCCCGGACTGCCGTCGGCCCCATACGACGTGAGGTCGTAATCGCCATGCTCGCCGGGCGACTGATAAACGTACTCGTTGCCCCAGGGGTCTTTCGGGACCTCTTTGTTCAGATACGGACCATCCCAACGCTCGACCCCGGACGGCTTCGTCCGCAGGGCCTCGAGCCCTTCATCCGTGGTCGGATATTTTCCCGTGTCGAGGCGGTAGGTGTCCAGGGCCGTCTCGAAAAGCGAGATCTGCGCCTTGGCCGACCGCTGCCTGGACTCGTCCACCTTCCCGAACATGCGCGGCCCCACCAGGGCCGCCAGGAGGCCGATGATCACCATGACGATCAGAAGTTCGATCAGTGTGAAACCCTGTTGCCGTCTGCATCGATCTCTCATTGTTTTTCCTCCGCGCTTTCCCAAGTATTCTCCAACAACACACATCAAATGGGGCGCCCTCCAGCCGACCGGTGCCCGGCGCCCCTAAAACGGCATATCGTTCATGCTGAAAATGGCCATCAGCATCGAGATCACGATGAACCCCACCACGACGCCCATCAGGAGGATCATGGCCGGCTCGAGGAAGCTGACCAGCCGCTTGATCAGGTTCTTGACCACCTTCTCATAGTTCTCCGCCACCCGCAGAAGCATGTCGTCCATCCGGCCGGTCTCCTCTCCGACCATGATCATCTGGATCGCCAAAGGCGGAAAGACTGCGATGTCTCCGAGGGGCTTCGACAAACGCTCCCCCTCCTTGACCCGCTCGTAGACCTCCGACAGCGACTCGCGGACGATGACATTCCCCATGATATCCGTCGCCAGCTGCAGGGCCTGCAAGATTGGAACCCCGCTTCGCGTCAGCGTCCCGAGCGTGCGGGTGAAACGGGCCACCTCGACCTTGCTCACCAGGTCCCCGGTGAAGGGAAGGGTCAATTTGAGCCGGTCCAGCCTGCGCCGGCCCTTCGGGGAGCGGGCCACCCGCCTCGAGACGAAGACCGCCGCCGCGAGCAAAGCCAGCAGGATCGGCCAATAACTCCGAAGCCCCTCACTTACGGCCAGCAGCATCTGGGTCGGCCAAGGGATCGCACCACCCATTTCGGCGAAGATCAGGGAAAATTTCGGGATGACGTAGGTCATCAGGATGATCAGCGATGCTCCGCCGACCAGGATGAGGAAGATCGGGTAGATCATGGCCGATTTGATGAAATCGCGCAGGTCCTGGGAGCTTTCGAGGAAAATGGCCAGCCGCTCCAGCACGGCCTCCAGGACGCCGCCGGCCTCCCCCGCCCGCACCATATTGATGTAGAATCTGGAAAAGACCCGCGGATACTTCGCAAGGGCATCGGAGAGATAGCTTCCACCCTGAACCGTCTTGAGGATATCCGTGACGATTTCCCGGAACCGGTCTTTCTCGACCGCCTCGATCAGGATGGACAGGGCGCGGTCCACGGGCAGCCCGCCGGAGAGCAGCGCCGACAGGTCCTGCGTGAACACCATGACGTCCTTGTTGGTGATGCGCTTGAAGACAGCGGACGCGGAGCCGGACAGATCCAGTCCGAACCGCCGGCCTTTCCCCCCCGCCTGGGAGACCCGGATGGGGATGTACCCCATTTCCTGCAGCCGTCCCACCGCCCCTTTCTGGTCGTCCGCCTCCAGGCTCCCCTGCACGATCTTGCCCGACGGGTCAGTGGCTTTATATGAATAGGCCGTCATATCATTTTTCCAGCGTCACCCTCAGGACCTCGGCGATCGTCGTCAGCCCATCCTTCACCTTCACCCAGCCGTCCTGGCGCAGCGTCCGCATCCCCCGCTCCATGGCGACATCCTTGATCCGTTCCGTGCTCGCATGGGCGTTGACCTCCCGCCGGATCGCATCATTGACAGGCAGATACTCGAAAATGGCGGTCCTTCCCTTGAAGCCCGTTCCGCGGCAGTGTTCGCATCCTTTTCCGGCCATAAAGGTGATGCCTTCGATGTCTTCCGGGCCGACCCCCATCGTGCGGAGAAGCTTTTCATCGGGCTGGGCCTCCGTCTTGCACTCCGGACAGATGATCCGGACCAGCCGCTGGGCCAGGACACCGAGGAGTGTGGAGCTCAGGAGAAAGCTCTCGACCCCCATGTCCAGGAGCCGCGTGACCGCCCCTGCGGCATCGTTCGTGTGAAGGGTGCTGAACAGAAGGTGCCCTGTCAGGGCCGACTGGATGGCGATATCCGCCGTCTCCTTGTCCCGGATCTCGCCCACGAGGATGATGTCGGGGTCCTGGCGTACGATGGAGCGCAGGCCCCTGGCAAACGTCATCCCGATCTTGGAATTCACCTGGATCTGGTTTACACCCGCAAGCTGATACTCGACCGGCTCTTCGAGCGTGATGATCTTGTTCTCCGGCGAGTTGATCTTCGCGAGGGTCGTGTAAAGGGTGGAGGTCTTGCCGCTTCCGGTCGGCCCGGTCACGAGGATCATGCCGTAGGGCTGCGAGATGAGGTCCTCCCACTGCTCCAGGATATCGTTCGGGAAGCCGATTTTCCGCAGATCCAGGATCAGGGTGTCCCGGTCGAGGATCCGCATCACCAGGCTCTCGCCGAAAAGGGTCGGGATCGTGGAGACGCGGAAATCGATTTCCTTGTCCCCGATCTTGAGCTTGATCCGGCCGTCCTGGGGCAGGCGCCTCTCGGCGATGTCGAGCTTCGCCATCAGCTTGACGCGCGATATGACGGCGGCCTGGAGCCGACGGGGAGGCGATTCCACGTCGTGCAGCACCCCGTCGATCCGGTACCTTACCTTGAACTCCTTTTCGAAGGGCTCGAAGTGGATATCGCTCGCCTTCAACTCCACGGCATTCAGGATGAGGCGGTTGACCAGGCGGATGATCGGGGCCTCGGCGGCGAGATCGCGGAGGTGGTCCACATCCTCTTCCGCACCCGCCGACAACTCGTAGATATCCTTGCCCGCCTCTTCGATGATCGTCCCGATCGACTGGCTTCCGGCCCCGTAAAGACGTTCGATGACATCGTTGATATCCTCGTCGCGGCCCTGCACCACCTCGATCTCCAGACCGGAGGCCAGACGCAGGGCGTCGACGGTGTAGAAGTCATCCGGGTCCGCCATGGCCACGTGGAGCGTACCGTCGTTTATGGCCAGCGGAACGAATCGGCTCTGCCGCATAAATTTTACGGAAAGGTTTTCGAGAACGATCGGTTCTTTTGGATAGTCCTGGTAGGATATCAGCATGTCAACGCTTTCCTTGGATCGCGGCCTCCATCGCAAAAGCCGCTCTCTTATCGGCGGCCCTGCGCCGGCCGGCGGATCCAGACCGGTACAGTGCCCAGATCTCGACGAACAATTCTACTTGAAAGATTCTCGGACATGCAAGCCTTACCATGAAGAAAAAACATTACCTTTTTGAAAGGTTTACAGCCCGTGAACGGAAGGAGCCTCCTGCCCGGCGATCGATGCCAGTCCTCGAGCGAGCCGGCACCCGCCGCCGGGAGGCTGCCCGCTGCCCTTGCTGCCTCTTCGAAATCACCAGCGATAATGCCAAGCAGCGGGAGTTGGGGGCCAGGCGCCCCGGCGCTGTTGGACAAGAAGGTTCAGAGTGCGCCAAGCTTCGTGGCCGTCAGGAAAAGAGCAGACTCGCTCGGCGCGGGGAAACCGGTTCCAGGCGGCTCTCAGGCCTTGAAGTAATCGATCACCCCCTGGATGATGGCATCCAGATCGCGGGCCGGCTCGAAGCCGATCAGATCGCGGATCTTGCTGATGTTCGGACAGCGCCGCTCCATGTCCTCGAACCCCGGGCCGTAGGCCTTCTCATAGGAGAGGTGCTCGATCTCGGAGGGGCTGCCGGTCATCTCCTTCACCCGTGCGGCAAGCTCATTGATGCTGACTTCGTGGTCATTCCCGACATTGAAGATATCCCCCTCCGCCCGGGGCTCGGACATGAGGCGCGTGATCGCATGGACCACATCCTTCACGTCCGTGAAGCTGCGGGTCTGTTCACCGGTGCCGTAGACGGTGATCGGCTTGCCGAGGAGGGCGCTTTGCACGAAATTCGGCAGCACCATCCCGTACTGCCCGGTCTGCCGGGGGCCGACGGTGTTGAACAGCCTTCCGATGACCACCGGCAGTTTCTTTTCATCGAAGTAGGCGAGCGCCAGGAACTCGTCCAGGGTTTTGGAGCAGGCATAGGCCCACCGGCGTTTTTTCACCGACCCCATCACCCGGTTGTTTTCCTCGGAAAGATCGTGCTCCACATGCTTCCCGTAGATCTCCGAGGTCGAGGCGATGAAGACCTTTTTCTTGAAGCGGTTGGCCAGCCGCAGAACCGCTTCGGTCCCTTTGACATTCGTGTCGAGGGTTTCGACCGGATGGTCCATGATGTTCCGGACCCCCACCGCCGCCGCCAGATGGTAGATGTGGTCCACCTTGAAGACGAGCTCGTTCATGACCGACTCGTTCAGGATGGTCTCCACCACGAGGTGGCAACGCTTGTCCCCCTGAGCCGCCTTCAGGTTGGATAGACGCCCGGTCCACAGGTTGTCGATGATGAAAACCTCATCTCCCTGGGCCAGCAGGTGTTCCGCCAGGTGTGACCCGATGAAACCGGCGCCGCCGGTGATCAATACTTTCATATCCGTATTCCCTTTCTTGGTGCCTCCATTAATCGATCAAACCATGCTCGGGGACCTTTTCGAGGGCCCAGTCATCGATCTCTATCGCAAGGGACCGCTTCAGGAGTTCGATCGAAACGACCACTTTGCCTTTGCCCCGCGGGCGGATGTAGAAACCCACCAGCCCCTTGAACGGACCCTCCATGATCATCACCCGGTCGCCCTTGCGCATGTAGGCCCGGTTCTGAACCGTCCGGTCGGTCCCATCCAGGATCATCAACGAAGCGATTTCCTCTTCTCTGGCAGGCACCGCCTTGCCTTTGAAACCGATCATGCGGACCACGCCGATGGTTCTGAGAATATGATGATACTCCTCCGGTTCGAGGCCGGTCCGGACAAAGACATAGCCGGGGAGAAGCGGCACCAGGAGTTTCCTGCGCCGGTCTCTGCGCCGGCTCATGACCTGTATCTGCGGAAGAAACGCCTCGTGCCCTTTTCCGGTCAAACCATCGAAGACCTTCTTCTCGAAGCGGCTGCGGGTGTGCAGCGCGTACCATTGCTTTTCGGCTTCTTCCATTCCTCGGATCCTGAAGGTCGGGCCCTTGAAGTTTCAGATTTCGGGTTTAAAATGAAGTCGTTTTTTTGATCCGCCGATTCCGGCGAATCAGGTACAGGGGACCTATCCGCAAAAAAGTCTCAAGGACAGGAACAGAACGTCTCGTCTGTAGAATAGACAATAGAATTCAATATGAAAGCCTTCATGTTCCAAAAAATCATCGTTTGAAGCGCATCGCCGTCCGCTTTTCGAGGACTCCGGCCTTCCCATCGATCGAGGTCCAATCGAAAAAATCAAAGGGAAAAGGAGACAAGGGAACGATGGAATGTCAACAGGAAAAAAACCTCGCGCGCTGCAACTGCACCTACGATCCCTGTTCACGCAAAGGCATCTGCTGCCAGTGCATCGCCTACCACCTCAAGATGCGGCAGCTTCCAGGCTGCTGTTTTCCGAAGGACGCCGAGGCCACGTATGACCGCTCGTTCGAGCACTTCGCGCGTCTGGTCCAGAAGGGCGCGATCTGAAAAAAAGCCGTCCCCTTTCGAAGACGGCTTCCGTGCATTTTGATAACTGGTCGGGACGACTGGATTTGAACCAGCGACTCCCGCGTCCCGAACGCGGTGCTCTACCAGACTGAGCCACGTCCCGACACATCTTATGATTTATACGCTATCTGTTTTCGAGAGGCAAGTCTAATTTGTTTCCATCCGGAAATGGTCTTTTTGGCCAATCTCGGCGCCAATCTGCACGTTTGCTTGTGCGGCGATCTGCAGGTCGCCTCCGCGCAACCGCTTAATTTCCTTGATATTGGCCAAACCGGGACCCGCCCCGCAGGGGTGGGACTGAGCACACGCAGCGTGTAAAAAAAATCCTCATTTCAGGATTGGAAACGGGGTTCTACCGCGAAATCATTTCCGGATGGGATCTAATTTGCGTGCGACGATCCGCATGAAATTATCCATGATCCTGGCGGTGGCCCCCCAGACGACATCTCCCTCATAGGTATAGGCCCGTGTGCGATAGACTTCCCCCTCATACTCGACCGAATCGCAGCGGTAGCCGGTCTGGGCTGGATGAAAAACCTCGAGAGGCACCTTGACCAGGGCCGCCACCTCCTGGGGGTTCAGGCGGAAGGGATAGGACGGAGGCACCAGCCCGACAAACGGATGCACCACGAATCTGGAGACCAGCGTGAGGGTGTCGTCCATCCGGCCAAGCGGCACCACGTCCTCGGGGCAAAGTCCGATCTCCTCGTACGCCTCGCGAAGGGCGGTCCGCCAGGCATTTCCGTCCCGGGCCTCGAACTTCCCGCCGGGAAACGAGATCTGCCCTTTGTGATGGGGCACGAGATGCGTCCTCCGGGTCAAAATCACCGCGAAGCCGCTCTGCTCCTCCACAAGGGGAATCAGCACCCCGGCCCTCCGGTGCGTTTCGCGGGCATCGCGGAGCCGCAGGGGCTGTCTCGCGTTGAGAAGCGACCGGATCGTTTCCGAAAACCCGCTCAGGAGTTCACCAGGCGCCAACCCTTCCAAAGAGGGAGAGACGCTCGGATTACATATTTTTTCCGCGGCCCCCGGCTCGCTCATGGTCTCTGCGTCACCCCGTAAATTGCCACGTAGCGGTCGAACTCCGCTTTCGTGGCGGCGTCCATCGGACGGCTCTCTCCGTTGATTCTCAAGGGGATCCTCTTTTCATGGAGATACGCGACGATCTCGCGAATCCCCGCGACAGCATAAACCGGCACTCCGGTCCGGGCTTCGAATTCGGCGATGGCGTCAGCGCCCCGGCGCCCCTCGACGACCCGGCCCGCAGCATCGTAAACCGCCGTCGTCTGCTCGCGGTCGACCGCGATGCCCACCCCGGTCACCTGGCAGGCGATGCCCCGCGCCCCGGCCTCGTCGGCGATCTTCTCGAGCAGTTCGATCTTCGTCCCCATGGAGGTCGCAACATCGTCCACGACAAAGATGCGGCACCCGTCGAAAAGCGTCTGGTTGACCAGAAGACTCTTTATCTTGGAGGCCTCCCCGTGGGTCTTGGCCTCCTTGCGGTCGTATTCGAAGGGCAGATCGCGGCCGTACTCCTCCCAGAGGGCGATGCTGGTGGCCAATGCGATGGCGCTCCCTTTGTAGGACGGTCCGAGGATGACATCCACCTGGCTGCTCAGCCCTTTCGCCGTCATCATCTGCGCGAAAAAACGACCCATCCCGAGCACCAGCCGGCCGGTGTTGAAGCGTGCCATGTTTACGAAATAAGGCGTCGGCCGTCCATCCTTCAGAACCAGGCCCTGCTCAAAAAAAATAGCCCCGGTCTCCGCAAGGGACCGGGCCAGTTCTTCCTTGTAGGTTTCCATCGGCATATCATAAGCAATCTTCGCGCCTACTTCAACAGTTTCCGATCCGGAAATGGTCTTTTTGACCAATCGGCGCGTCTCGCGAAGCGGCATCGATGGGAATCAGAGGTCCTGGATGGCTTTGAGGGCTTTAGGGATCAGCTTGCGGACGAAGGCCTCGCGGTCAAAGGTGCTCAGCCCTCTGTACTCATCGTAGCCGGGATGGCCCGAGCTGAGGCGGGGGATCTCGGCCTGCAGACCCGGTGCCACCTGCTCGAACTGCAGGACGATTTCGACCAGCGTGTAATCCTCTCCCGGGTAGGACTCGATCCAGCCGAGGCGCTTCATGCACTCGAACCGGATCCGATCGAGGATGAAGAGGTACTGGTCGATGACGTCCATCTTGTTCTTGGCCGACAGGTCGGCGAACTCGAAACCCGACCCCATCCCCCGCAGGGTCATGATCAGATCATAAATGTAGAAGGTCCCTTTCTCCCTCCCCTGGGCAAGGAAGGTCAGGGTCTGAAGGGATAGGCCGGACAGGCACGTCTCCGCACCGAAATCCTCGCCGAAGCGGGCCCCCCAGTTGCGGTAGGCCCGCTTGACGAGAAGATCCTGCCGCCTTGCAGACAGATCGATAACTACCGTCATAGCCTTCTTCGTCTTCCGCCACGCCGCGCCGAAACCTCCGATCCCAGGCCGCCCCCCCGGCGGCCGCCGGTCCTCTTTAGGACCGGCTCATCCTCGCCCGTCCCGCCCCAAGCCATAATCGGGGCCCGTGCTACCGGTTCAGACATGCCCTGACAAACCCGTAGAACAGGGGCGCTGGCCGCTCCATGCGGGAGGTCAGCTCGGGATGCGCCTGGGTCGCCGCAAAGAACCGGAGCTGCGGGAGTTCGATGAATTCCACCAGCCTCCCGTCCCGCGACAGGCCCGAAAAGGTCATCCCGTTGTCGGCGATCCGCTGGTGGTAGTCCGGGTTGACCTCGTAGCGGTGGCGATGGCGCTCCGATACCTCGGCGGCACCGTAGAGTTCGCGCACCAGGGTCTCCTCCTTCAGAACCGCCGGATAGGCGCCGAGCCGCATCGTCCCCCCCTTGTCCTTCACCGTGCGCTGCTCGGGCAGGATGTCGATCACCGGGTGAGGGGTGTCGGGGTCCATCTCGGTCGAGTTGGCGCCCTCGAGCCCGCAGACATGGCGGGCGAACTCGATCACGGCCAGCTGCAGGCCGAGGCACAGCCCCAAAAAAGGGATATCCCGCTCCCGCGCCATGCGGATGATCTCGATCTTGCCTTCGGTCCCCCTCACCCCGAATCCGCCCGGCACAACAATGCCGTCCACTCCTTCCAGCACATCCGATTCATCGAGGTTCTCGAGTCCGGTCGTCTCCACCCATTTCAGATTGACCTTGCACCGAAGATGGGCCGAACAGTGGTTGAAAGCCTCGATGATCGACGCGTAGGAATCCTCGAGCTTCGTATATTTACCGCACATGGCGACCGTCACGGCATATTCGGGGTTGCGGATGTTCTCGATGTACTGCCGCCACTTGCGCAGGTCCGGGGGGCTGTAGATGTGGAGCTTCTTGTGGATGATCTCCGGCAGGCCCTCCTGCTCGAAGATCAGGGGGATCTCGTAGATGTCCTCGACGTCGAGCCCGGTGATCACCGCATTAGGATGCACATCGCAGAAGCTCGCGATCTTGGACTTGATCTCCCGGGTGAGGAACTCCGAACAGCGGCCGATGATGATATCCGGGAAGATGCCGCGCTGCTTCAGCAGGTTCACGCTCTGCTGCGTCGGCTTGGATTTCTGCTCGTTGACCCCGTAGGGGATGGGCACGTAGGTCAGGTGAACGTACAGGATGTTTTCGCGGCCCACATCCTCTTTCATCTGCCGCATCGCTTCCAGGAAGAGTTCGTTTTCGATATCCCCGACCGTTCCCCCGATCTCGACGATCACGAGGTCCGGCTGCTCTTCCTGGGAAATTTCGAAGATGTGGTGCTTGATGATATCGGTCACATGCGGGATGTACTGGACGGTCTTTCCGAGGTAGTCCCCGCGCCGTTCCTTCTGGCGGACCATGTCGAAGACCTTGCCCATGGTGAGGTTCCACTTGGACTTGCAGTTGACGCCCAGGAACCGCTCATAGTGCCCGAAATCCATGTCCACCTCGCCCCCGTCCTCCAGCACGAAGACCTCGCCGTGCTCGAACGGGTTCATGGTGCCCGGATCCACGTTCAGGTACCCGTCGCACTTGATGGGGATGATCTTGAGCCTCGAAGATAGGAGGTGGCCGATGGAGGCCGCGGCGATCCCTTTTCCCAGACCGGAAAGGACACCGCCCGTGACGATGATGTATTTCGTGGGCATCATGAAGAAAACCTTATCGGCGGGGGAACCGTGCTCCCGGCAGGACGCCGAAGGGCCTGCCGCCTCATCCCCTCGGGACCCGGGATCGAGCCGCCTTTTTCGGCGGCGTGTCCTGCATTTCTGGAATCCACCGCCTAGAGGCTCTCATATTCAGGCGATCACCGCCTTGCCGGGAATCATCACTCTGCGTAAAACGCACGTGCCTGGACTGCCGCTCCCGCAGCAGAGCGCGAAGCCGAAACAACCCTTACCCATTAAAAAGGAAACCAAGCATGGGTACGGAGGAGACCTGCAGGCCGCCGCACAAGCAAACGTACAGATGGACACCGAGATTGCCAAAAAGGCCCTTTCCGAACAGGAAAACAACCCCATCGGCACGTGCGGATCAGATCCGTTCGCAGTCAACCTCGTAGGTTTCTCAGAGAGGAAACTAACCGCCCCCAACCCAATAGTCAAGCCCAATTCCTGGTGCCGCCGTGGCCCCCGAAACAGCCGGCCGCAGGGATTGCCCTTGACCGCCTCGACAAAAGGGGTACAATGAAAAACTTTTTTATTTTACGGGGAAATCAGGAACAATCCATGCCCGAACCGATCATCGCCATCGTGGGCCGCCCGAATGTCGGCAAGTCCACCCTTTTCAACCGCATCTCGCGCTCGCGCGACGCCCTGGTCGACAACCGCCCGGGCGTGACCCGCGACCGCATCCATGCCTCGGTCCTGTACGAAGGGGTGCGTTTCACCCTGGTCGACACCGGCGGGTATGACGATCTCGGCCAGGATCCCCTCCTCGGCCAAGTCCGCCGTCAGGTGGACCGGGCCATGCAGGAGGCCGACCGCGTCATCCTCGTGGTGGACGGCCGCCAGGGTGTACTTCCCGGCGACGCCGAGATGGCCCAGACGCTCCGCCGGAGCCGGAAACCGTTCTTCGTCGCGGTCAACAAGATCGACGGCCCTGAGCACGAGCATCTGTCGAACGAATTCTTCGGCCTCGGGGTGGAGCAGGTGCACCCGGTCTCGGCCGCGCACGGCTATGGCGTGCGCGCGCTCATGGAGGCCGTCACGGCCGATTGGCCGTTCGAAGAGACGCCCCTGCAGGAACAGCAGGAAGGCGGCCCCATCCGCGTGGCCGTCCTGGGGAAACCCAACG harbors:
- a CDS encoding NUDIX hydrolase, whose translation is MSEPGAAEKICNPSVSPSLEGLAPGELLSGFSETIRSLLNARQPLRLRDARETHRRAGVLIPLVEEQSGFAVILTRRTHLVPHHKGQISFPGGKFEARDGNAWRTALREAYEEIGLCPEDVVPLGRMDDTLTLVSRFVVHPFVGLVPPSYPFRLNPQEVAALVKVPLEVFHPAQTGYRCDSVEYEGEVYRTRAYTYEGDVVWGATARIMDNFMRIVARKLDPIRK
- a CDS encoding DUF6485 family protein is translated as MECQQEKNLARCNCTYDPCSRKGICCQCIAYHLKMRQLPGCCFPKDAEATYDRSFEHFARLVQKGAI
- a CDS encoding orotate phosphoribosyltransferase, translating into METYKEELARSLAETGAIFFEQGLVLKDGRPTPYFVNMARFNTGRLVLGMGRFFAQMMTAKGLSSQVDVILGPSYKGSAIALATSIALWEEYGRDLPFEYDRKEAKTHGEASKIKSLLVNQTLFDGCRIFVVDDVATSMGTKIELLEKIADEAGARGIACQVTGVGIAVDREQTTAVYDAAGRVVEGRRGADAIAEFEARTGVPVYAVAGIREIVAYLHEKRIPLRINGESRPMDAATKAEFDRYVAIYGVTQRP
- the pyrG gene encoding glutamine hydrolyzing CTP synthase codes for the protein MPTKYIIVTGGVLSGLGKGIAAASIGHLLSSRLKIIPIKCDGYLNVDPGTMNPFEHGEVFVLEDGGEVDMDFGHYERFLGVNCKSKWNLTMGKVFDMVRQKERRGDYLGKTVQYIPHVTDIIKHHIFEISQEEQPDLVIVEIGGTVGDIENELFLEAMRQMKEDVGRENILYVHLTYVPIPYGVNEQKSKPTQQSVNLLKQRGIFPDIIIGRCSEFLTREIKSKIASFCDVHPNAVITGLDVEDIYEIPLIFEQEGLPEIIHKKLHIYSPPDLRKWRQYIENIRNPEYAVTVAMCGKYTKLEDSYASIIEAFNHCSAHLRCKVNLKWVETTGLENLDESDVLEGVDGIVVPGGFGVRGTEGKIEIIRMARERDIPFLGLCLGLQLAVIEFARHVCGLEGANSTEMDPDTPHPVIDILPEQRTVKDKGGTMRLGAYPAVLKEETLVRELYGAAEVSERHRHRYEVNPDYHQRIADNGMTFSGLSRDGRLVEFIELPQLRFFAATQAHPELTSRMERPAPLFYGFVRACLNR